A single genomic interval of Bacteroidota bacterium harbors:
- a CDS encoding haloacid dehalogenase type II: protein MAIDFSKFKALTFDCYGTLIDWESGLVSSLQPFLKTKGRDLEADEILSLYASIEPAAEKGKFKSYKDVLRECIHAFSQQLAFRLHGEEENLLSRGIQNWQPFPDSVAALTELQKHFKLCVVSNVDKDLIAHSLRWLQVPFDAVVTAEDVGSYKPAHGHFLEAIRRLDLPKSEILHVASSQYHDIAPARALGLASVWLNRRRGQEGTGATPASSAQADLEVGSLKELVDLVLLP, encoded by the coding sequence ATGGCGATTGACTTTTCTAAATTTAAAGCCCTTACGTTTGACTGCTACGGCACGCTGATCGACTGGGAATCGGGATTGGTATCCTCTTTGCAACCCTTTCTCAAGACCAAAGGCCGTGACCTCGAGGCAGATGAAATTCTGTCGTTGTATGCCAGCATCGAACCTGCGGCAGAAAAAGGGAAATTCAAATCCTACAAGGATGTTTTGCGGGAATGCATACATGCCTTTTCGCAACAATTGGCCTTCAGATTGCATGGAGAGGAGGAAAATCTGCTTTCACGTGGCATCCAAAACTGGCAACCGTTTCCGGATTCCGTGGCCGCTTTGACGGAATTGCAAAAGCATTTCAAGCTTTGCGTCGTTTCCAATGTCGACAAGGACCTCATCGCGCACAGCTTGCGTTGGCTGCAGGTTCCTTTTGATGCGGTCGTCACGGCCGAGGATGTGGGCAGCTACAAACCGGCGCATGGCCACTTTTTGGAAGCGATTCGCAGACTTGACCTTCCCAAATCCGAAATTTTGCATGTCGCTAGCAGCCAATACCACGACATCGCGCCTGCACGTGCGCTCGGCCTCGCAAGCGTATGGTTGAACCGCAGACGCGGGCAGGAGGGTACCGGCGCAACGCCCGCAAGCAGCGCCCAAGCAGATCTTGAGGTCGGGAGTTTGAAGGA